GGTGAACAATTAAACCGTCCACACAAGCCGATTCGAAATTTCGACCCAAACTGCAAAATTTTACCTGAACTGAAACAAAATAATTCGGAAGTGGTTAATTCCATTGCTACCCGTTTTCAAACGGTCCGGGTCGAGTAATTACCCGTTAACCGATTCTGTGCGGAGTTATTTTTGAGAACCATCGGTGATCGCTGCGAATTCACTAAGTGATCTGTTGGACATGTCCGTCAAGTTCCAGTGGCCGGATATGATTCTCTTGCCAAAGAGAGTGGTGAGAGCCGCGGTGCAACCGGACAGGGTCAAGGCCATGCTAATGCCAAACAAAAGGTTTTCTGTGTTGAAAACGCTGGCCCAGCCTTTAGGGTACCAAATCCAGTGGGATACGACAAGGTAAATGAAACCAGTGAGGAAGGAGTAGATGAGGTAGGCGACGAACTGGGTGCCCCTGGGGATGGAGCCGCTAGTGATACTTGCAACTACGATAGCAAAGGCCCATTGGTAGAGTAAGTTACCGTAGTCGAAGGATGACGAAGGAATTTCCTTGAGTCTGAAGAAGTGGCAGCTAATGAAGCCGTTGGAGGGGGAGCCAAAGGCGAAGGCAAACTCGAACAGGTAACGCCTTGGCAAAACCGTGTCGGTGAACTTGTTGGAGATGGTGGAGATTTGGTCACAGAGGTAGCCTCCTACGGCCGTGGCGTCGGTAGTGTTTGGGCCCAATACTTGAACCAGTCGGCCAAGTGAGCTACTCGGTAACGGCGTAATGCCATGCCAagtgagctctctctctctctctctctctctctctctctctctctctctctctctctctctctctctctctctctcattcttgtTCTGAGTGAGCCATGGCATTACACCGTTACCGAGCAGCTCACTTGGCCGACTGGTTCAGGTATTGGGCCCAAACACTACCGACGCCACGGCTGCCGCAGGCTACCTCTGTGACCAAATCTCCACCATCTCCAACAAGTTCACCGACACGGTTTTTCCATGGCGTTACCTGCTCGGGTTTGCCTTCGCCTTTGGCTCCCCCTCCAACAGCTTCATCAGCCGCCACTTCTTCAGATTCAAGGAAATTCCTTTGTCGTCCTTCGACTACGGTAACTTACTCTACCAGTGGGCCTTTGCTATCGCAGTTGCAGGTATCACTAGCGGCTCCATCCCCAGGGGCACCCAGTTTGTCGCCTACCTCATCTACTCCTTCCTCACTGGTTTCATTTACCTTGTCGTATCCCACTGGATTTGGTACCCCAAAGGCTAGGCCAGCATTTTCAACATAGAAAACCTTTTGTTTGGCATTAACGTGGCCTCGACCCTGTCCGGTTGCACCGCGGCTCTCACCACTCTCTTTGGCAAGAGAATCCTATCTAGCCACTGGAACTTGACGGACATGTCCAACGGATCACTCGGTGAATTCGCAGCGATCACCGATGGTTCTCAAAAATAACTCCGCACAGAATCGGTTAACGGGTAAGTACTCGACCCGAACCGTTTGAAAACATGTAGCAATGGAATTAACCGCTTCCGAATTATTTTGTTTCGGTTCGGGTAAAATTATGCGGTTCGGGTCGAAATTTCGAATCGGCTTGTGTGGACGGTTTAATTGTTCACCCCTAGTTTTAAGAATAGTACCTTGTTTTTCACATTTGGGAGTTTAATTATAAGTAAATGGAATGAGAATCCCCATATTTGAATGtttaattaaaggaaaaatataattgcaagcata
This Carya illinoinensis cultivar Pawnee chromosome 11, C.illinoinensisPawnee_v1, whole genome shotgun sequence DNA region includes the following protein-coding sequences:
- the LOC122282215 gene encoding putative protein TPRXL, with the translated sequence MALHRYRAAHLADWFRYWAQTLPTPRLPQATSVTKSPPSPTSSPTRFFHGVTCSGLPSPLAPPPTASSAATSSDSRKFLCRPSTTVTYSTSGPLLSQLQVSLAAPSPGAPSLSPTSSTPSSLVSFTLSYPTGFGTPKARPAFST